In the genome of Melitaea cinxia chromosome 4, ilMelCinx1.1, whole genome shotgun sequence, the window ttaattttattgttgattgttaattttttgtttttgatttatattctgtaatagtaaaaaaaaacacttataataataataataataataataataataatcaaataataatcaagcatgtaatttttgaattaaattttgttaaatattctgtaaatgcatggaataaaaggcttttttattttttatttttatttttatttatttatttattatatgataatgaAGCTGATGAGTTACTTGAGCCTTTGGTAAAATACTTTATGACAGATTGTCGAAAGAGTTTTAGCAGGTTTCGAAATCGAAAATTATCTCGAATGCAGTAAAAGCTTGGACGAATGCtgaatttaaagaaattttttgaCTGTCGCGAACCTACTACATATCAGCTGATATGTACCTACGTATtagaactattatttttaagttttaactacTTATACTATACTAGCTGGGCCCTATATATTATAGCCTTCGATTCTATCGACAACTGGGTGGGGCTAGAGTCTCTCCAGCGGTACCAGATTGACTACTGGTATATCGCGGTAAGTGTAAGTGTACATAAAAAGCCGCAACCATAACAGTCCGACTACACGACGGAAACACTGAACCTATACCAGTGCAGCGCGAAGTTCGACAGGGGGCTGCTATATTCCCGAAACCGTTAAACTgcttacgcccgttattgcgagacggattaaacaaaactcgcactagacaCTCTGAAGTCAAAGGTATTTGAACAATGTGTGTTGCCAGTGGTGGTCTATCTATCTATGGTGCTGGTGGTCTATGGTGGTCTATCTATGGTGCTGAAACGTGGTCTTTTACCGTTAGCCTTTTCCATCGGGTCGAGGTCACTCAGCCAGCGATGGAGAGAGCTATGCATGGTACCGTAAAATGGGGTGAATAGACACAACTTTCAACTTCAACACTgattttcttacatattttgtatagaagcttattaataaaacattgtgaAATCGTGAGTCGTGTTGTAGTATACCAAATATGAATCCCAAAAATTAGCGAAATCATgtctattatttgtaaattgagAAAAAGTAGGTGGTTTCTATTTACCCGGAAACTGGGGTCAAAAGACACGAGAGAAGGGGTGAATAGAGAAAAAACACTAGGGCTGTCAAattcaactttaatttatttattgaaataataaaataataagtaagcaCAAAGACaacataaatgtatgtatatattttataaatcagtatatatatatatatatatatataagtattaagaTTTTCaggaacatttaattaaataatttaggaatATAAACATGAGCAGTATATTTTACAAGCAAACAAgcttaaaaaagtaacaaaaatataagaatgtttaattctaacataaactataaaattctaaaaaaaaaaactatatttggtaaataatctaaggttttctataaaatgagATCAAAAAtcacaattgaaaataaaattgggaGCATTGTGATTATAGTAGCAATATAATTCACTTTTGGGGTTTAGTTTTGGAAATTAAATTGGTAACTTGTTATACTACCTATTTAATCTGAATCCATTAGAgcatttaatatatcatcatcacacCTATAATAAGTGGGCCGCCTAGAAATGGTTTTCGTTGATGCTGTCTCAACAAATGTATTTGacaatgttttctttaattctgCATCACTCAGAAGAACAATTCTTTAGGATACATAATATACTTCTTGCCACGAGGATCTGGTTTATAAATCCTCGGCATGGCGAACGCAATACGATGTAGCGTACCTGTTTATATttgattcaaaaaatttaaaattaaaaatttataattaatttatattaaaaaaaaaaagataactacttaaaatggttttctaataattaattgatacttataatatttttaaagcacgTAGGTAGCTAAGTATAATGAACTAGTCTACGATAGACAACCCTAAAAAACGTCTTTCTATTAACCCCTTTCTCGTTTCTATTAACCTCTCACTCGTATCTATTCACCTCTTTCTTCGTGTCTATTGACCCTAAAGGCGTTTCTATTTACCCCTTTCTCGTATCTATTCACCTCGAAATTGCAGAAAAATGCCTGCATCCTGATTTCACaagaaataagaaagaaataattgacTATTAATACTTTACCTTTGTATTCCTAAAAGATTAGAAATTTATCTTTCCAAATAAATCAATTCGCTGGGTGAAATCTTCAAAGAACTCAATATTGAGCAAAACTTTTCGCGAGGTCTAAAATCACTATTCATACACGTTCACTTTAACggcttttttctttaaacaatTAAACTTTACGTAAAATTGTGTGTTGTCAGCATAAAGGAAAAATACTGCCGTGTAattaatagaagaaataaacCTTCAATAATAAGCTATAAATAATCTAGAgacaaaataatgaaacttcCAGTTTTGTTTCTATTCACCCCGCGATTTCTATTTACCCCATTTTACGGTATTTTGCTACGCGACAGAATCAGAAACGATGAAATTCGCTTGGGAATTCTCCTACTCTTTAAAGTCAGTCCTAATGTATGAGACATAGAATATATACGTATCTATTTAATTATCAATGTATGCACAAGTATGTATGGGTGTTTGTATTTATGTagtatgtatttaatttgtttgtaattgaatatataattatatatattgacaGTGTATggtattatttaaaagatatctttttgtcttttgttttttttttgttctcttGCACTTCTGTACCCCACGATAACACCATCATTCACTCCCATGGGTAAAGTGGTAGAAATCTCTTTTAaagggcctactcaaagcactgcctgcagggccctgcttgcagtgccactgccgatcgtattgtatgtatgcatgcagggccgatattttaattgttcaccctgtcgcagggccgcagtgtcgttctgccagcccgacacacgatctccccactccgtaaactgcaatcagggacatgtgtagctcggtcgggccgatttagaccaccattttgtttacatcggtacattgcgacgtttgtctactctatttgacctggggtttgtcttgtcagtggttgtcatttagcaattaatcagttagttggtggttagttggtttggttttattatattatttttttggctctgttttcttcaagaaaaatgagccagggagaaaaagacgtgtggagggacgtaatctaattgtatagggatttgccatgtctttggaaaactaaccacgatcattatcataacaaagatatgcggtcgcaggctatgtcgcttttacatgaaaaatataaaacttttttacaccagtgcttcctttttttcttttgaacgctacaagtactcaatacagtcaaacccaatgctattttttggtgtttgaataatgtaggagccatttataaaaactgacgaatttaggcaagaacaaagagaacacaagtgaacacgacaacgtatgccgcgtaaatgatttgcagtgctttgtggagcaacatcctctgcggcagtaactgcaagcaggccctgcaggcagtgctttgagtaggcccctttagaGATGaattcgcccttgccaactgccattgtactaatatttttgtacgtttcttttaagtgcaataaagaacaAATATTAATTCGTAGATGAACGAAGATCACCGACATAGCTCTCAAAATCTGCAAGCTCAAATGCAATGACCAGGCCATATTGCTAGAAGAACTGACAACCAATGGGGAAGAACGGTTCTCGAATGGCGACCACATCTCAGCAAAAGAAGCGCAGGCTGCCCTCCAGCCTGGTGGACTAATGACCTAAGGAGAACAGCGGGAAGCCACTGGATTCAGAGGGCACAGAACCGAATGGAGTGGCTAACATTAGGGTAGgcttacgtccagcagtggacttgtAAGGGCTTATGAATGGATGGAACTGTgaggttttttataaaaagggaggtaaacatcttaaccttagcgtatatatatatatatatatatatatatatatattattaaaacctttttttgtgGATGAACTTTAAACATCAACTTTTATAcctaagaatatttattttgtaactttggGATGAAACCCATAAGCGTTGATataagtttcttaatatttttgtgatctATTGCATATACTGAACCATGGCGGGctatattaaacatatataatatttcaatttcatcaAGATTCCGAGTCATCCGCTGAGTCATAACTTGGATTCTAATGAAATTGGATGATGTTATCAAGTAACCTCAAACTAATCATGCAATAATCAATACGTATGAAGGTTtttacacaatatatatatatcaaacaaGAGTGGATCCAGCTTTGGTGCCTGCGGGGAGGGGGTCACATAGTCGTAGTCAAGTCACAAGAAGTTATAGTTACATTTTGATAATACAATATACACGTAAAAAttggattttttattaatgtgtgTAATTATTGTACTTAAAAATTTCTATATCGTGACAGAAAATATACATGAAATATTgtgtaacaatattaattagtaaTCCACCTAAGTCCCAGCCCAGGGGAAGGTCATGACCCCCATGACCTGGGTCCACCCTTGATATCAAATATCTTAGCAGCAATGCATTGTACACATATAAGCAATGCAAAGCCTTCTGAGAATGCAGCAGATTATTGTAATCGAAAAAACGTGTGGCATTCGGGGATTGCCATGGTAAAGCTATTTATTGCATAGCAATTTttatcaacttatgcaattataattattttttattttttatttatttatttatttatttatttatttatttattcgaaaaccaacagcgttacaattcgtatatatatGACATTTAACACAATACTAACAATAATAAGGCCAGTAATAGGTTTTCCTCTCTATACATCTTAGTACTGTTACAAAAGGGCAGTATTAAGAGCCGATATTAAaacgacttaaaaaataaaacaaaattaagttaataagaTAGCCACGTAAATGATAGTAACATAAAAGACTAACAACAAGACGTAGAATAAGTACAGTGAGTCCAAACGTATACAAATAGCCaatgtaacataatttttatatatacttaacaaCAGACATTGCAATTCCATTCAtctgtatagatatatatttatgcagtactttttttctttgatattaattcaagttacactttttgagcaTGGTGACTGAtaagaaaactatttttttttcttttattgagtAAATGAGAAGTTAATatcgcttaaaatatttttattattttacaatacatggaGCAGATCGTCTCGATCCGTGCGAGCTTCGTATAGTCGTACGTACCATATACATACAAGTTAAGCGAACGCTCGGCCGAGCTACATGGTAGGCGGTGTGGGGggtgttatgttttattttcgttacggaattttTTGATTCGGTCGCCGCGCTCAAATCCCGCGATAatagctatgcaatagcttaaaaatatttctctatATATCATCAAGCAGTAGTTGATTCTAATAGGTATGaaggttattaatatttattgtggtGAGCCAGGATTTTTACGTGATGCTCGAGTTTTATGAAGATCACCTTTATATGAAGAatctaacaaaatatttttcaacaattaaacattactaactataaattataaataaatgaaaaatcgaTCAATGCAaactcaaagaaaaaaaaaacacttgttaATTTTCTGCTATATGCTGAGTTGGTATGGTGTACGCATCACGCAAAAGCAATACTTTGGAATGTGCTCGATTGTGCGAAGCGTTGCTGTAGTTGAAACATTCAACATTGAACATTATTCCGTATAATGCGCTTTAGTGCTGTAATTGAAAAACTGCGAAGTTTTATTTTCTCGATTGTGCGAAGAATTGCTGTAGTTAAAACATTCAACGTTATGCCGCATAATGCACTTTAGTGTTACAATTGGAAAACTAGGATTGCTTTCTAATAACACAAAATGCAATGgtgtgtttataatataaactttatattataacaCTTATAACTTACgttagttatttaattatttaatatctactttatatttttatctgtgaATTATGAAAGAGACGGTAGAGACGCTTATTTGACATTTGACGGAAAGCGCGCGATGTGATCATCGATATAAAATCCTTAATCTGTGGTGACCATTACCTCATTTTCCCGTTTTCCGTAACCACGCCGATATATTGTAAGAAAATTGAACATCTCATCGTAATAGTGAAGTGTTTTCAGTTTGAAAATATTCTTTTGCTtcaagattaaataatttttcttaaccGCAAAATGCCAGCCAGCAGTATTGATCTGTACCATATGCAAGAtgccaaaaataattttgtagcgATGCGACCTGCGCCTGTTTGCACCGAAACTAACATGTTTATGGGTCAATGTCCGAACATTCACATATCAACCAATTGCTATTATGGTTTTCATGACCCTAAGAGTGTAGAAAACACACATGGCAATGCCGATTGTGAAATGATGGAGGTGCCACATGCTCAAGAGGACAAAGCTACAAATCCACCTCAAGCGAACGCTCGAAAACGAAGTGCCGAAGACAGCACGTATCCACAAAATAAACGCCTTCGAGAAGGtaagatttcaataaattattgtataaatctCATTGAAATATCTATTGAATTTACTAACTTGTTTGCCCTAGTCTCCGAATATTCATTATTCGGCTACGCCTTTTCAATGAGATTTACCCCAACAGTCCCtatataaatttactatattttaataatattttttatatttatttttaaatacaaacaatgCAGCAGGGTTCCAactgatataaatatttgcaaatatttAGAAGTTACTTTTGTTCATGACAAGTTTTGTTGCAGTTCCAAATCAATgtaagaatattatattttgttagggCGTATCTTACACCTGTTGCATTgcaaatgttatattataaaacattgtaTGTAGGTGTTTGTCCTGAGTGCTTAATAATGATAAAGTTGTGTACAAAACtgttttagatatattttgttaatttattgttaaatcaCAAACAATGAGATGGTAATCTGAACCAGTTTCATATTTGCTAAATAAAAAGCCTTGTAACCAATCAAGTTTGCTCAACAATTGCTAATAAGCActgaagttaaaaataaaaatatttggatatttttttttgagtttctCTAATTTATCACTAATTCACTTCGAGTACACATCAAATCCCACAATTACTTCTACTCCTACTTTGCAGGTTCCTTCCACATATTTCCTTCCAACATTAGTGATGCTAAATTTATCAGTCATAATAAGATGTGTAatctaaagtaattaattttcaaattgagccttaaaaatataaaaatcattaacgCACTGCACTCACAATACCAATGTCTCTTTAAATCTTGTAGTCAAATGTGAATAAATTTTCcattttatataacatacactggaagactgtttgaaaaattagttaatcaAAGCTGCAAGTTTGATAAACAACTTGATTGCTTACAAGGCTcactttaaaatgtaatagcTATTATTAGCTTTGAACTACTTTAAACATTTAGTATAAGTCATTTAATAAGTTACGACAAAGGTTCACTATAATATTAATTGGCAGCTAGACCTGGTCAGATTTTTTccattaatgtaaataatgatattttttgactattgtacttttatttattcaagataGTTTAAAGGATCATATTGTTTAGTCTtacaattaaacaattaattttaaatgttcttaatttaattaatttttaaaagtttaaaagttaatttttaatgttcagTTTtctcttttactttattttaatttttttcatttattttattaattttatttcattttgttggTTTTGAACCACCTGTTAGAAGTGTAATAACATATCACTCCACAATAATACTATGATGTCATAATGATACAATACTGACACCATTTAATCTATTAAAGGATATTAcagtttaataattgtattgtaaattaTCAAATAGCAAACTACTATTTTATATGAACACATTGCACAtgctagttatattaaaaacttgTGACCCTGATTGCCTTTCAACGTGGGGTCGacagaatattatttttctttatacttcCTTTTATCATACATACAATGATGTTACATTTGAGTCCTAAACATTTTTCAAATGACCAAAAATTGACcactccagcggggatcgaaccggcgtctccgactgactgtgTCGGGGCTCTAAAGtcagagacgcgggttcgatccccgctggagtggtcaatttttgatatgatattcaaaaatgtttagaattcctaatgtgtgggtaacacaaaaataaaatcgtacatacatTTGAGTCATTCCTTAAATACAGTCCATCACTCAAAACTACCTGTCTCCATATTCATCCATGTCTACCTTCtattagataaaaaattattatcatatgtaAGTGTTACTTTTAATGTGAAATGTATTAAGAGTGtagatttgaaattaaaatatttattttaattgtatgttaaGGCTTCCTAATGAAAAAATTTGATTCGCCATTGTGCACAGAATGTGACCGAGTAGAGGATACATATCATGTTTTAATGGAATGAGTGCGAATCGAAACTTaaagaagtttgttttttatgcagtacccagaatataatttaaataatgtgggGGGTATTCAACAGTATCTTGGCTTCACCAACTTCTGAAGGGGctagaaatgtttataaataagtccaaatatatttaaatagacaTTGTTGATTTAGTTAAGAACGATGGAGGCGATGTGGTAACTGTGTGAAAAAACATCCTATATTTTAACagaataaccaaaaaaaaatcgtatgttAAATTTGTTAAGCATTAAAAACTTATGTAAGTAATGGTTTTGTGCTATTTGGGACgaattctaaattattatagATAGTTTTTTATTAACTGTGCTGCAAGATGCTTGTAGTGATTAAAATGGATAATAActagattttgtttttaatttaacaaattttagcTATTTTGGCAACTAgagaattttaaatgatttttttttaaacgaatacTTGAATTGTTATTCATACCAAAGTATAACACAATtataaccaatttttttttttataagtatgctACTTACAACTTTAATACGTTCCATGGCTCTGTATAAATAGCAAACATTTGTGGGTTTATGTttagtcgaaaaaaaaatataatatttgtaaatattgacaaaaatatGACTTTTAAAGGATACTATCATTACTGAAAATACTTAGtttaggcatatttttaaaatactgtaaTTCTTAGTTACGGTAACTAAATGTTCAGTACTAGAGTTGGAAAAATTGTAAAGGTGTGAGAAATCCAgaaattttgacattttttttttaaactttaccaAAGGTTATTGTAGAAAtagttaaatatgtaaaaattttataataaatatatgtcaataaatattttatagttttgatGAATTATATAACTGAAAATTCAAGATTTCTGGCAATTTGATTTGAAACAGCAACAAAATTGCTTTCTGGAGCTTCCCGCTGACACATCTAAGGGCACAGTATGACAATATTCGATTTATTTCAGAGGGTATGGTGCCAACGCCTTCAAACTACAATCCATGCTTACTGCGTCCCACCCACAACAATCCAGATATATCTCGTTGTCTCATGGTCCATATGatataatcttttttaaatttctgcattatataatatattaattcagaaatattaattttatctgcAGAAgtacaaataaagaaaagaatAGATCCTGAGACAACTGAGAAAAAGAAACTGGAAACTAATTCAGAAGATTTATTGGAAGCTCTTTATTGGAATATACACGGAGGGAACTATTTTCATTTGTTATAGTGTCTGTGATGAACATTTAAATGTGTGGAATTTTATAATGTTGGGACTCTAGAAACTTATGTACTGAATATTTTGTAAAGAAGTTATATACTTTGAGCTTATATTTGAGTAATTTTCGTAATAAAGATGAAATAGGAAAAGGGAggctttttatttatagaaaaagttcattatatattcatttattctaaataaatattacataaatgaaGCTATGTAAATATAGACAGTAAATAAAGAGTAACGAGAATACAATGCTTAATTAATCAAGTGAATGTTAACTGGAAATACCACGTTGCATTAATAACTTGAGattaatttgtaaaagaaaaaattaattcctttttgttttgtttttctgttGCAGATGCAGATGAAGAtctaatcaaatatatttttttcaggtCCACTCAAACAGtagatcaaataaatatttgatgttTGAGTGTTTGCTCCGCTTTGACTGGATATTAAATGTCACCTTTTTGTTTTTCAGATGATTCTTCCATATGCAGCCTTGTTGGCACACGGTCAAGCCCGAGCCACTCTGCTTCCGCctttaatataaacatatttaaatattattttttctgtgCACATCAAaagctaaaattttatattaaattgttttgattTGAAATTCGTTAGTT includes:
- the LOC123670146 gene encoding uncharacterized protein LOC123670146 isoform X1, whose translation is MPASSIDLYHMQDAKNNFVAMRPAPVCTETNMFMGQCPNIHISTNCYYGFHDPKSVENTHGNADCEMMEVPHAQEDKATNPPQANARKRSAEDSTYPQNKRLREEVQIKKRIDPETTEKKKLETNSEDLLEALYWNIHGGNYFHLL
- the LOC123670146 gene encoding uncharacterized protein LOC123670146 isoform X2, whose product is MRPAPVCTETNMFMGQCPNIHISTNCYYGFHDPKSVENTHGNADCEMMEVPHAQEDKATNPPQANARKRSAEDSTYPQNKRLREEVQIKKRIDPETTEKKKLETNSEDLLEALYWNIHGGNYFHLL
- the LOC123670146 gene encoding uncharacterized protein LOC123670146 isoform X3, whose protein sequence is MRPAPVCTETNMFMGQCPNIHISTNCYYGFHDPKSVENTHGNADCEMMEVPHAQEDKATNPPQANARKRSAEDSTYPQNKRLREEGMVPTPSNYNPCLLRPTHNNPDISRCLMVHMI